The following proteins are encoded in a genomic region of Dyadobacter sp. UC 10:
- a CDS encoding ABC transporter ATP-binding protein: protein MKTYFRLLSFAQPISRFAFPYILFTVLGVVFNTLNLALLAPLLSTLFNNSKEGTALITKPESAFDVTEFLNYYAQQANLEYGPHGALQIVCGIIVVSVLLSNVFKYFSQRVMENLRIHTLLNLRKTVFNNVMNLHVGYFSNQRKGDIISKIASDVQVVQFSVTGTLQVVFKEPLQLIAYIFMLFATSVKLTLFAILVIPISAFLISKIVKRLKEQATQAQQMFGLMISYLDEALSGIKIIKAFNATNDIKDKFHQENVRYSDLGKKMAKRQQLGAPVSEFLGVTMVAIIVLYGGSLILDNQSDLTVSKFVAYIGIFSQVMRPAKAITDSFSTIHAGIAAGERVLELIDERPAIKDSPDAVEINAFNEAIRLNNLSFSYPGRPVLQSINLTIPKGKTVALVGPSGGGKSTLMDLIPRFIEAHEGNVTLDGVDIRNVKLESLWSMIGVVNQESILFNDTIFNNIAFGVPDATIEEVEAAARIANAHDFIMQIDEGYDSNIGDRGVKLSGGQKQRICIARAVLKNPPIMLLDEATSALDTESEKLVQEALNNLMKNRTSLVIAHRLSTIQNADIIVVLEDGRIVEQGNHPELIANERLYRRLVDMQQFSEA from the coding sequence ATGAAGACTTACTTCCGATTATTATCTTTTGCGCAGCCGATTTCAAGGTTTGCATTTCCGTATATTCTTTTTACAGTACTGGGAGTCGTTTTCAACACCCTCAACCTGGCATTGCTGGCTCCGCTTTTAAGTACTCTTTTTAACAATAGTAAAGAAGGTACTGCGCTGATAACCAAACCGGAAAGTGCATTTGACGTAACGGAATTTCTGAATTATTATGCACAGCAAGCTAACCTTGAATACGGGCCGCACGGAGCGCTTCAAATCGTGTGCGGTATTATTGTCGTATCGGTTTTGCTTTCGAATGTGTTCAAATATTTCTCTCAGCGGGTCATGGAAAATCTCCGGATCCATACCTTGCTCAATCTCAGAAAGACGGTTTTTAATAACGTAATGAATCTGCACGTGGGCTATTTCAGTAACCAGCGTAAAGGGGATATTATTTCAAAAATCGCTTCTGACGTGCAGGTTGTGCAGTTTTCAGTGACCGGTACTCTACAGGTTGTCTTCAAGGAACCTTTGCAGCTGATCGCCTACATTTTTATGCTTTTTGCGACTTCCGTAAAGCTGACCCTTTTTGCAATCCTGGTAATCCCGATCTCTGCGTTTTTGATCTCCAAGATCGTAAAAAGACTGAAAGAGCAGGCTACACAGGCTCAGCAGATGTTCGGGCTGATGATCAGTTACCTCGACGAAGCTTTGTCAGGGATTAAGATCATCAAGGCATTTAATGCGACGAACGATATCAAGGATAAATTCCACCAGGAGAACGTACGGTATTCGGATCTTGGCAAGAAAATGGCCAAACGCCAGCAGCTGGGCGCACCCGTTTCTGAGTTTTTGGGTGTGACGATGGTTGCGATCATCGTGCTGTACGGCGGCTCGCTAATCCTTGATAATCAGTCAGATCTTACTGTTTCGAAATTTGTTGCCTACATCGGTATTTTCTCGCAGGTAATGCGTCCCGCCAAGGCGATTACGGATTCTTTCAGTACCATCCACGCCGGTATTGCCGCAGGTGAGCGCGTTTTGGAATTGATAGACGAGCGTCCCGCGATCAAAGACAGCCCGGATGCGGTTGAAATTAACGCTTTCAACGAGGCGATAAGGCTCAATAACCTTTCGTTCTCCTACCCCGGCCGACCGGTTTTGCAATCTATTAACCTGACCATTCCAAAGGGGAAAACAGTCGCATTAGTAGGGCCGTCGGGAGGCGGGAAGTCAACATTGATGGATTTAATACCAAGATTTATCGAAGCGCACGAAGGTAACGTCACGCTCGATGGCGTCGATATCCGTAATGTGAAGCTCGAATCGCTATGGTCGATGATAGGGGTAGTCAATCAGGAGTCGATTTTGTTTAATGATACCATTTTTAATAACATTGCTTTCGGTGTACCGGACGCAACTATAGAGGAAGTGGAAGCTGCGGCGCGCATCGCAAATGCACACGATTTTATTATGCAGATCGACGAAGGATATGATAGTAACATCGGCGATCGAGGCGTAAAACTTTCGGGCGGGCAGAAACAGCGGATCTGCATCGCACGAGCGGTTTTGAAAAACCCGCCTATTATGCTTTTGGACGAGGCAACTTCTGCCCTGGATACCGAATCGGAAAAATTGGTACAAGAGGCACTGAATAACCTGATGAAAAACAGGACTTCGCTGGTCATCGCCCACAGGCTCAGCACGATACAGAATGCTGACATTATTGTGGTACTCGAAGACGGCCGTATTGTAGAGCAAGGCAACCATCCTGAGCTCATTGCAAATGAAAGACTTTACCGCCGGCTGGTCGATATGCAGCAATTTTCGGAGGCCTGA
- a CDS encoding glycosyltransferase family 2 protein yields the protein MPEISIALCTYNGQDFLPEQLDSILNQSVTDWEIVVIDDCSTDQTWSILEKYAAADTRFRLYRNDENLGYNKNFEKALMHCKADLIAICDQDDIWHPDKLSTQIEAMEDHQLVYHDSEFIAHSGEKMHIRISDKFNFYRGNRPEPFIFLNCASGHSIMMRSEVVANAIPFPDNFHYDQWLAFVAASNGTIDYLKQPLVQYRQHRKNNTDMLALNSVAKSKQQKIAEMEREKEWLRLCLNKTHDKPNELIAELYAACRRRNASLLSISYAMIIWKNRDLLLYLLKKPETSKFFFTLRKMWGIWAKKLI from the coding sequence ATGCCAGAAATATCAATCGCGTTGTGCACCTACAACGGACAGGACTTTTTGCCCGAGCAGCTCGATTCGATTCTTAATCAAAGTGTTACAGACTGGGAAATCGTAGTCATTGACGATTGCTCGACCGACCAGACCTGGTCGATTCTGGAGAAATACGCCGCGGCGGACACCCGTTTCAGACTTTACAGAAATGACGAGAACCTGGGCTATAACAAGAATTTTGAGAAAGCACTCATGCACTGCAAGGCTGATCTGATCGCGATCTGTGACCAGGACGACATCTGGCATCCGGATAAGCTCAGTACCCAGATAGAAGCCATGGAAGACCATCAATTGGTTTACCACGACTCCGAATTCATTGCGCATTCAGGTGAAAAAATGCATATCCGTATTTCAGATAAATTTAACTTTTACCGCGGGAACCGCCCTGAACCGTTTATTTTTTTGAACTGCGCCTCTGGTCACAGCATCATGATGCGAAGCGAGGTGGTAGCGAATGCTATACCTTTTCCTGACAATTTTCACTATGATCAGTGGCTCGCATTCGTAGCTGCCAGCAACGGTACGATAGATTACCTGAAACAACCGCTCGTACAGTACAGGCAACACCGGAAAAATAATACCGATATGCTTGCGCTGAATTCGGTGGCAAAGTCGAAGCAACAGAAGATCGCGGAAATGGAACGGGAAAAAGAGTGGCTTCGCTTATGCCTGAACAAAACGCACGATAAACCCAATGAGCTGATCGCCGAACTTTATGCAGCCTGCAGGAGACGTAACGCGTCCCTGCTAAGCATTTCCTACGCGATGATCATCTGGAAAAATAGGGATCTTCTGTTATATCTGTTAAAAAAACCGGAAACAAGTAAGTTCTTTTTCACCCTGCGTAAAATGTGGGGAATCTGGGCTAAAAAGTTGATATGA
- a CDS encoding glycosyltransferase family 2 protein, protein MNPLVSIIIPSYNYGFIIEETLRNLQEQSYPAWEALVVDDGSSDNTAQIVNEFATRDNRIRFFTQKNKGVSVARNLGFAHSKGNYIQFLDADDLLSRDKLAIQVAFLESHPEVDISYTDHLYFEHERPDIVYPDYEMNNHNWLPKIDAKGYDAVNTLIYSNIAVVSSPLLRRAIVEKVNGFPEFSNYTEDWEFWFQCAIQGARYTFLDNDQAKTMIRIHHRNTSRNIQIMQAGELQFRKRITSQVRNSPVLNAEEKENILQRNAASTQKLYKYMMYHANLGSLRQLKILYNLVSPGTFVSYYFKSLNFKRKELFKKKRR, encoded by the coding sequence ATGAATCCACTGGTAAGCATCATTATCCCTTCCTATAACTACGGATTTATCATTGAGGAAACCCTGAGGAATCTTCAGGAGCAATCCTATCCTGCGTGGGAGGCACTCGTCGTTGATGACGGATCATCCGATAATACGGCTCAAATAGTCAACGAATTTGCAACCCGGGACAACAGGATACGCTTTTTTACTCAAAAGAATAAAGGTGTGTCCGTAGCACGGAATCTTGGCTTTGCACATTCGAAAGGAAATTACATTCAATTTCTTGACGCAGATGATTTGCTTAGCCGGGACAAGCTTGCAATCCAGGTTGCGTTCCTTGAGTCGCACCCGGAGGTGGACATTTCCTATACCGACCATCTGTACTTTGAGCACGAGAGGCCGGATATTGTGTATCCCGATTACGAAATGAATAACCATAACTGGCTTCCGAAAATTGATGCGAAGGGTTATGATGCCGTCAATACATTGATATACTCCAATATAGCGGTCGTCAGCAGCCCCTTGTTGAGGCGGGCGATTGTTGAAAAAGTGAATGGTTTTCCGGAGTTCAGTAATTACACCGAAGACTGGGAGTTTTGGTTCCAATGCGCAATTCAGGGTGCACGTTACACTTTTCTGGACAATGATCAGGCCAAAACGATGATCAGGATACATCACCGGAATACGAGCCGTAATATCCAGATCATGCAGGCGGGAGAACTTCAATTCAGGAAAAGGATTACCTCGCAGGTCCGCAATTCGCCTGTTTTGAATGCAGAAGAAAAAGAAAACATATTACAGCGTAATGCTGCGAGCACCCAGAAGCTGTATAAATACATGATGTACCATGCCAACCTGGGCAGCCTCCGTCAGTTGAAAATCCTTTACAATCTGGTTAGTCCGGGTACATTCGTTTCCTATTATTTCAAATCACTGAACTTCAAGCGGAAAGAGCTTTTTAAAAAGAAAAGAAGATGA
- a CDS encoding sialate O-acetylesterase, with the protein MKLLYFALLFLIQTSAFAQVKLARLFSDHVVLQRQKPIPVWGWAKAGEKVKVNLAGQSVDVKADKSGRWMATFKALEAGGPHILSVAAKSGNVTVNDVLIGEVWLCSGQSNMQWPVAAARDFEKEKQNADFPQIRHFHVDRQVSLSPETDLKTGEWEIASSETVGDFTAIGFFFAREINQKLHIPVGILHSSWGGSQIEGWISKEAMLASNELNAYAQTMPKTWEEADQVMDVKLREQLFKSATITPTAEGENKYISGSANFQTWQKTADAVGQWDWKGLMGFRGTGYMAKEIELTGDFISKQSVLSIPENDSPNRIYVNGKLIYEGVSKGVRKIEIPANTWKAGKNQLVIRLGNMVGNSWFGPGLIGSANDLYLEVDQQKTSIGKDWYLMPSFTEKHEYAHLMNNVGTSIYNAMIVPLIPFAIRGTLWYQGETNAPRAFQYRQSFPMLINDWRKLWNDEFSFYWVQLSSFGNENSSNEGSSWSELREAQNMTLSLPKTGMAVTTDIGNPKDIHPTNKQDVAHRLAANALKLDYGQNIPYASPLFERAEFHDGKAIVSFKNAENGLTVIDKYGYLKGFEIAGADKVFHYAAAQIIDGKVIVSHPKVTTPVAVRYGWSDAPEDANLFNTDGFPASAFRSDDWAGKTDHVKFK; encoded by the coding sequence ATGAAGCTTTTGTATTTTGCACTCCTATTCCTGATTCAAACTTCCGCTTTCGCACAGGTCAAACTGGCCAGGCTTTTCTCAGATCATGTGGTATTACAGCGGCAAAAGCCGATCCCGGTTTGGGGTTGGGCTAAGGCCGGCGAAAAAGTAAAGGTTAATCTTGCCGGACAATCTGTTGATGTAAAAGCTGATAAATCAGGGAGGTGGATGGCCACATTCAAAGCGCTCGAAGCCGGCGGCCCGCACATACTTAGCGTCGCAGCTAAGTCGGGAAATGTGACTGTGAATGATGTGCTGATCGGTGAAGTGTGGCTTTGTTCGGGCCAATCGAATATGCAGTGGCCCGTGGCAGCAGCCAGGGACTTTGAGAAGGAAAAACAAAACGCGGATTTCCCGCAAATACGCCATTTCCACGTTGACCGGCAGGTATCGCTGAGCCCCGAAACAGATTTGAAAACGGGCGAGTGGGAAATTGCATCCAGCGAAACAGTGGGAGATTTTACAGCAATCGGCTTCTTTTTTGCAAGAGAAATTAATCAAAAACTCCATATCCCCGTCGGCATTCTGCATTCTTCCTGGGGAGGGTCCCAAATCGAAGGCTGGATTAGTAAGGAAGCAATGCTGGCCAGCAATGAATTGAATGCATATGCCCAAACGATGCCGAAAACCTGGGAAGAAGCGGATCAGGTAATGGATGTAAAACTCAGGGAGCAGTTGTTCAAAAGCGCAACTATCACACCGACTGCCGAGGGCGAGAACAAGTATATTTCCGGTAGTGCTAATTTTCAGACCTGGCAAAAAACAGCCGATGCCGTAGGGCAATGGGATTGGAAAGGACTGATGGGTTTTCGCGGTACCGGCTATATGGCGAAAGAAATTGAGTTGACCGGTGATTTTATATCGAAACAATCCGTTTTGTCAATTCCTGAAAACGATAGCCCTAACCGGATTTATGTCAATGGAAAGCTGATTTACGAAGGTGTTTCAAAAGGGGTCAGGAAAATCGAAATTCCTGCAAATACCTGGAAAGCCGGCAAAAACCAACTCGTGATACGGCTGGGGAACATGGTGGGAAATTCCTGGTTTGGTCCGGGGTTAATAGGGTCGGCAAATGATCTTTACCTGGAAGTGGATCAACAGAAAACCAGCATTGGAAAGGATTGGTACCTGATGCCGTCATTCACTGAAAAGCATGAATATGCGCATTTGATGAACAATGTGGGTACTTCTATTTACAATGCAATGATCGTACCGCTTATCCCTTTTGCGATACGCGGTACTTTGTGGTATCAGGGCGAAACCAATGCGCCAAGAGCATTTCAATACCGCCAGTCGTTTCCAATGCTGATCAATGACTGGCGCAAATTGTGGAATGATGAATTTTCATTCTACTGGGTACAGTTGTCGAGCTTTGGCAATGAAAACAGCAGTAATGAAGGCAGCAGCTGGAGTGAGTTGCGGGAAGCGCAGAACATGACCCTCAGCCTTCCAAAAACCGGAATGGCCGTCACTACCGACATTGGGAACCCCAAGGATATCCACCCCACCAATAAGCAGGACGTGGCGCACAGGCTTGCCGCCAATGCACTGAAACTGGATTATGGCCAAAACATCCCCTATGCCTCCCCCCTATTTGAGCGCGCGGAATTCCACGATGGAAAGGCGATAGTTTCTTTTAAAAATGCCGAAAACGGATTGACTGTAATAGATAAATATGGTTATCTGAAAGGATTTGAGATAGCAGGCGCCGACAAGGTTTTTCATTATGCTGCGGCACAGATCATCGACGGAAAAGTAATCGTCTCGCACCCCAAAGTCACAACACCGGTTGCTGTAAGGTACGGCTGGTCGGACGCTCCGGAAGATGCCAATTTATTTAACACCGACGGTTTCCCGGCAAGCGCGTTCAGAAGTGACGACTGGGCCGGTAAAACCGATCACGTCAAATTCAAGTGA
- a CDS encoding glycosyltransferase, with translation MISVIICSVEPADLEAVSKSISETIGVPHEIIGVDNRLSGKGICEVYNEGARLAKYSVLCFMHEDIEMKTKGWGSKVLELFGQNERLGLIGIAGGGYKSLAPSSWYNYYLQENGGFYCNLIQGYKHTGKPEMHDYRNPRTEQFARVACVDGCWFCTKKDIVLKYPFDSKLLTRFHGYDLDFSIAISREYEAIVTFNVLLKHFSEGNFNKSWMDEILKVHRKWSSILPVNVDQLPETHLKRIERDALEVFLQQRVNAEDYPKPELMKLIWSTRKSRVATFSFPFKLMRKFLKMKKQ, from the coding sequence ATGATTTCAGTTATTATCTGTTCGGTGGAGCCGGCGGATCTCGAAGCGGTCAGCAAAAGCATTTCGGAAACGATCGGGGTACCGCATGAGATCATCGGGGTCGATAACAGGCTCAGTGGTAAAGGAATATGCGAAGTTTACAATGAGGGTGCCCGCCTGGCGAAGTATTCAGTTCTGTGCTTTATGCATGAGGACATTGAAATGAAAACGAAAGGGTGGGGTAGTAAGGTGCTGGAATTGTTTGGTCAAAACGAGAGGCTTGGATTGATAGGTATTGCCGGTGGCGGGTACAAATCACTGGCACCTTCGAGCTGGTATAATTACTATTTGCAGGAAAACGGAGGCTTCTATTGCAACCTGATTCAGGGCTATAAGCACACGGGCAAACCGGAAATGCATGATTACCGCAACCCCAGGACCGAGCAATTCGCCAGGGTAGCCTGCGTTGACGGCTGTTGGTTTTGTACCAAAAAAGATATTGTCCTGAAATACCCGTTTGATAGTAAGTTACTGACCAGGTTTCATGGTTACGATCTTGATTTTTCTATTGCCATCAGCCGGGAGTACGAAGCGATCGTAACATTTAACGTCTTGCTGAAACACTTTTCGGAAGGTAATTTCAATAAATCGTGGATGGACGAAATCCTGAAAGTGCACAGGAAATGGAGCAGCATCCTGCCTGTCAATGTCGACCAATTGCCTGAGACACACCTGAAAAGGATCGAGCGTGACGCACTGGAAGTTTTTTTGCAACAGCGGGTTAATGCAGAGGATTACCCGAAACCGGAGCTTATGAAACTGATCTGGAGTACAAGAAAATCAAGGGTTGCGACATTCTCTTTTCCTTTTAAACTGATGCGCAAATTCCTGAAAATGAAGAAGCAATAG
- a CDS encoding glycosyltransferase family 2 protein → MNQAHAASPVEIDVIILSYARNEALQKVTLDSIESLVASEDPTRFKFNIVVVESNKGLKPFQYPNSRTVYPWQRFGYHRYMNIGIRMTKSPFVCISNNDLIYHPGWATEIMKAFEADPELYSVSPACSVHHPEQGIALNTGNLYGYEVRKELVGWCILFKRDMLKITGKLDPAFKFWYADNDYSNTLQKHKLKHALVTSAIVEHLESRTLNTKSVKERLELTSRERFYYEYKWEGRSYFSYLNRLRKFYKELKKIR, encoded by the coding sequence ATGAACCAGGCACACGCGGCTTCACCTGTTGAGATTGATGTTATTATCTTGAGTTATGCACGCAATGAGGCGTTGCAAAAAGTGACATTGGACAGCATTGAAAGTCTGGTCGCGTCGGAAGACCCTACCAGATTTAAATTCAATATTGTGGTGGTAGAATCAAATAAAGGGCTGAAACCGTTCCAATATCCAAACAGTCGGACTGTATATCCGTGGCAGCGGTTTGGTTATCACCGCTATATGAACATCGGCATCAGGATGACCAAAAGTCCATTCGTATGCATCAGTAATAACGATCTGATCTACCATCCGGGCTGGGCAACCGAAATCATGAAGGCTTTTGAAGCAGACCCGGAGCTTTACAGTGTTTCTCCTGCATGCAGCGTACATCATCCCGAACAGGGTATTGCATTGAATACCGGCAACCTGTATGGTTATGAGGTAAGAAAAGAACTTGTAGGCTGGTGTATTCTATTTAAAAGGGATATGCTCAAAATAACCGGCAAGCTCGACCCTGCATTCAAGTTCTGGTATGCCGACAACGATTACAGTAATACATTGCAAAAGCATAAACTCAAACATGCTCTGGTTACATCTGCAATCGTAGAACACCTTGAAAGCCGGACGCTTAATACCAAAAGTGTAAAAGAACGCCTTGAACTGACCAGCCGGGAGCGCTTTTACTATGAATATAAATGGGAAGGACGGAGCTACTTTTCTTACCTGAACCGGCTGAGGAAATTTTACAAAGAGTTGAAAAAGATCAGGTAA